A window from Seriola aureovittata isolate HTS-2021-v1 ecotype China chromosome 14, ASM2101889v1, whole genome shotgun sequence encodes these proteins:
- the LOC130181530 gene encoding inactive pancreatic lipase-related protein 1-like yields MISKLHVRICPSSVFSMSAADEVCFDELGCFNDLAPWGGTLQRPISVLPWNPEEIGTRFLLFTQSNRYYQEIKPDQTIQASNYNGRRNTRFIIPGYLDSKDENWPQEMCKVMVARENVNCVAVEWKKGVKTQYVQAANNVRVVAAQVASMITFLMANYKQNASKFHIIGHSLGAHAAGDVGSRITNLTRITGLDPTEPYFQDTDASVRLDTSDAAFVDVIHTDGLPFDSKLGLGMSQSVGHIDFYPNGGGRMPGCSANKGKPSDLDAIWEGTVKFDACNHVRAYQYYSESIVKPQGFVGFPCSDEDSFAVGKCFPCTNSQCPLMGHSADRFTVTDGSSKTKYFLNTGSSKPFARYSYRVTVTLDGPRWPNPGLMFVALAGHSDCTKEYKLYVGILVPGRTYEMLVDAEVDVGDVMEVKFRWNNHILNPLKPKYGAAKVELQRGRDEKMFFFCGTNNVAENAVQSVLPCQ; encoded by the exons ATGATATCAAAACTGCATGTGAGGATTTGTCCGAGTAGTGTGTTCTCCATGTCTGCAGCGGATGAGGTCTGTTTTGATGAGCTGGGCTGCTTTAATGACCTGGCTCCCTGGGGAGGCACTCTCCAGAGACCAATCTCTGTCCTGCCCTGGAACCCCGAGGAGATTGGCACCcgcttcctcctcttcacccaGAGTAACCGCTATTACCAG GAGATCAAGCCTGATCAAACCATCCAGGCCTCAAACTACAATGGGCGGAGGAACACTCGCTTCATCATTCCTGGTTATCTGGACAGTAAAGATGAGAACTGGCCACAGGAGATGTGTAAG GTGATGGTGGCGCGGGAGAACGTCAACTGTGTTGCTGTGGAGTGGAAGAAAGGTGTGAAGACTCAGTATGTTCAAGCTGCCAATAACGTCAGGGTGGTGGCTGCCCAGGTGGCATCCATGATCACATTCCTCATG GCCAACTACAAGCAGAATGCCAGTAAGTTCCATATTATCGGACACAGCCTCGGTGCTCACGCTGCAGGAGACGTTGGGAGCAGGATCACTAACCTCACACGTATCACAG GACTGGACCCGACTGAACCTTACTTCCAGGACACTGATGCCTCTGTGCGTCTGGACACCAGCGATGCTGCCTTTGTTGATGTCATTCACACAGATGGACTTCCTTTTGACTCCAAACTTG GTCTGGGCATGTCACAATCTGTGGGCCACATTGACTTTTATCCCAATGGAGGAGGACGGATGCCCGGCTGCTCTGCCAACAAAGGCAAGCCCTCTGACCTGGATGCTATCTGGGAAG GTACCGTGAAGTTTGATGCCTGCAACCATGTCCGAGCCTACCAGTACTACAGTGAGAGCATAGTTAAACCCCAAGGCTTTGTGGGATTTCCCTGCTCTGATGAGGACAGTTTTGCTGTT GGAAAGTGTTTCCCATGTACAAACAGCCAATGTCCTCTGATGGGACACTCTGCCGACAGGTTCACTGTGACTGATGGCAGTTCAAAGACAAAGTACTTCCTGAACACAGGCAGTTCAAAGCCTTTTGCCC GTTACAGCTACAGAGTGACAGTGACCCTGGATGGTCCGCGCTGGCCTAACCCAGGATTAATGTTTGTGGCACTAGCTGGACACAGTGATTGCACCAAGGAGTACAAGCTCTATGT GGGTATTCTGGTGCCTGGAAGGACCTATGAGATGCTGGTTGATGCTGAGGTGGACGTGGGTgatgtgatggaggtgaagTTCCGGTGGAACAACCACATCTTGAACCCATTGAAACCCAAGTACGGAGCAGCTAAAGTGGAGCTGCAGCGAGGAAGGGACGAGAAGAT GTTCTTCTTCTGTGGAACGAACAATGTGGCAGAGAATGCAGTCCAGTCTGTGCTTCCATGCCAGTAA